In Chryseobacterium scophthalmum, the genomic stretch TTTCCCGTCTTCTGCTTGCTGTAAAGACAAGCGGGCATCCGTTCGGAGGATAGTACCACCGAGGTTAACACCAATCGGTACGAGCTCATTGGTTTTATAACCTTTCAATAAAGGGTCAAGTAGGTTTCTTTTTTCAAGGTATTCTTTGCTTAATCCAAGATTGGTCATAGTGTCCCAATCAATCTGTTCTGGTTTGTAGCGGTATTCGCTGGTTTCCGATGTTGTTGTTTGTGTTGTTGCCATATCATTTTTATTTTCTTGTTTTTTATCCTGTGATGGTTGTGCTTTTACTTCGTGTTCTTCCATCACTTTTTCACCTTCTGGAGTTGGCTTATCCACTTGTTTTTGCATTTCTTGTGCTTTTTCAACAGCAACAGGTGCTGGCACTTTGAAGAAAGTGAAGTTTGTAGGGTTCTTTAACTGGCTGAAAAAATTGGAAAAGAAGTTGGAAAAGAAATCACCACTTTTATCTATACGCATAAATTGGTTTTGGTTTTTCTTTGTAGGATCAACGGTTTCCATTTTCCCGTTTTCGTCGATGCTTTTTACGGCTTGGATTTTCATTTTTTCTTTATCCAGCACCAGCAATATGTCCGAAAGCTGTTCGGGCATATCCTGTTTGTTTGTGGTTTCTTCGCTCATAATCTGAAAAATTTTAAAATTCGATGTTGAAAGTAAAGTAAGTGTTCACTGCATTGCACTAATTGGCATTCAAAGGCAGTGTTTGTCACTTACTGGCGTTCAGTTTAGTTGTAGGAGGATTAAAACTTTCCCGGATAAACTGATGCACATCGGACAACTTATAATACAGTTTTCCGCTTATTGTGTAATAAGGAAGTTTCCCAATGGAGCGATACCGTTGCAGGGAACGATTGCTAATTTTCAGCATTTGAAGTAAATCCTGATTATCGAGCAGCTCTTCACCGTCTATACTATTGCGTTTCTTTTGCAACTCGTCTATATTGTCACCCAACATATCGAGGCGACCCATCAGCCGATCCATCCAAGCCAAAAATTCCATTCTGTCAATATTCATAGGACAATACTTTTAAGGGTTCATACCTGTTTTTTATCTGCCTTTAGCTTTCTGCCTTTTTCGATATAACTTTTACCTTTTACCATAAGCTCTTGCACATACTCCTCACTACTCTGTATGGCATTGGTATTAAGCAAATCCTTAATTGCTCCAATGGTGTAGAAATACTGACCATACATTTTTGAATAAGCTATCTCACCTCTGGTTCGCATTCGCCATAAGGTTTTCTCGCTGATGTGCAGGTATTGGCATATCTCGTGGTTATTAAGCCACAGGTCATCATAACTTTTGTCTTCCTGTCTTTTTAGATAGTCTGCAATGGCGCTGATACGGCTGTTG encodes the following:
- a CDS encoding helix-turn-helix domain-containing protein, which encodes MNIDRMEFLAWMDRLMGRLDMLGDNIDELQKKRNSIDGEELLDNQDLLQMLKISNRSLQRYRSIGKLPYYTISGKLYYKLSDVHQFIRESFNPPTTKLNASK
- a CDS encoding helix-turn-helix domain-containing protein, with amino-acid sequence MKIITIEEEAWQQLNSRISAIADYLKRQEDKSYDDLWLNNHEICQYLHISEKTLWRMRTRGEIAYSKMYGQYFYTIGAIKDLLNTNAIQSSEEYVQELMVKGKSYIEKGRKLKADKKQV